DNA sequence from the Entomomonas asaccharolytica genome:
AGGCCATTCTTTACCTGTTTCATGGAGTACACATAACAGCATTAATACATAAACTGCACTGGATAACCGATTTAAACCTTGCATAAGGTCAGGTCTTGAAACCACTAAATCACGATCAATAAAAATGGAAGCCGCAGAGGTTTCAGTTTCACGAATCTCAGTACGTAACAAGTTCAATAAACAAGCATTACGACCATGTTCTACTGCGGGCACAATATGATCGTGTCCGATGTATTTAAGTGGTTGATGAGAAAGTTTATGGATGGCTTTTTCATCTAACCCAGCAATCATAAAATCAGTTAATGTTTCATTTAATACATCCGCTCGCATAATATTACCTAACACGGAGCGAATATCTGCTAACCAAATTTGTGGTTCAGCAGTTACTTCAATTTGCAACCAAACAGCCATAGCAATACAGCTGTCTAATTTAGCTCTAAAAGCTAAACGAGGATCAGATTTAGACACTAAAGTGTGCGCATTTAAGTGTGTCAGCGTGTCTGGTTTTTTGGCAACAGCTTGATGGCAAAGCTGACATTCAGCAGCAACATGCCCCTGTTGACTGGTTAAACCATGTACCTGTTTCAATTTAGGTTGATAAGTACTGTCGTTATTGGTTGGTCTGTCTTCTATTGATTCAACAAATAACCGTCCTTGTTCATCATGAAATTTCACTACTAAATGATGATCAGTAATCAAACCACGAGCAGCAGGCGTTAGTTTGCAATCAGCAGGTAAGCGAATTTCAGTACCATCGCTTAGGCTGTAGTTTGCTCTTAGCCAGTCTTCTGTTATAAAGTTACTCATGATTATTCTCCATGACGCAACTATTGGTCTTGCCAATTAGCAGGCCATGAAACATACACAAAACGAACTTTAGTAGGTGTACCAAATTGAATAGAAGAACCTTTAGGAATAAAGATTAAATCTCCCGCTTTGGCTACTTTAACTTCATTGTTGTGACAAATATGTAACTCACCTTCCAGTACAATATTTATTTCATCGTAGTTTAGAGTCCATGGGAAAAAAGCATTTTCCCAAGCCATATAACCAGCAGCCATATTACTGTTATCAGCAGCACCGATCATATCAGCAATACCTACTTGTTTTTCTATGCCTGCACCTTCAAAGATTTCTAATTTAGCCATATTGCCTTTTACTAACTTAACAGCTGAAGGTTTTTGGTTAGCAGTTTTAGGGGCAGCAGTATGTTTGTTTTCTTGTACAGCTTTACAAACTAATTGATCTATTAGTGCATCGCTAATCATGGCACCTTTAGGTAATTGTTCAATAATGGCTTGTCTAATAACTTTAAGTTCTGTTTCACTTAATGAAGAAGAGCATTTTTGTGCATTAGGTTTAGCTGCTGGAGGGCTATTTTTGTCTACTATGCGGATACCTAATTGTTCTGCCACCTCTTTTGCTTCAGGCGTGATAATGCAATTCGTTAAGCTAACCTCAATTTCAGATTGCCCTTTAGCTTTAATCTCGCGGATATTGTCAGCTGTAATTAATTGTTTACTCATTGCGCTTTCCTCTTAGATGGCACATCCTGCTCAAGAAATGTTGCTAAAGCTTGAACACTAGTTGGATCTTGTGTGCAGATTTCAAAAATAGGTTCTTTTAAGCCATGCTCTAACAGCATTTGTTTTATTGCAGGAACATCAACATTAGGTAGATCTATTTTGGTAATAACAGTAATAAGACGTTTGTTTTGATAAACTTCAAGTAGTCCTGTGGGCATACGACAAATAGGATCGTCTGCAGCGTGGACATAAATAATGGTTTCTGCTTCAGTAGTAGTGCTAATTAGCGCACGGTATAGGCGAGGGTGGTTAAAAAACTCACCTGGAGTATCCACGCCACCTTGTTGATCAAAAGCTATAGCTTGAGTTTTAACCGCTAAGCTATAGTCGTCATTGAGTGCATTAAACAAAGATGTTTTACCTGCACCAACGGGACCAACTAACACGTAGCGCTGTTGTAACATGGTTAGCTCCTAGTTACTGTACAGACAGCATAACCCAAAGCTGTGCCTAGGTTACGTATTGTGTGATTGAGTGCTTCTTCAACAGCACCCACTGAACCATAAATTACTAAGGCGCCACTAAAGCGATCAAGAAAACCTATTTCCACATTGGCAGCTTTGGTTGCAAAGTCACCTGCAATCATAGCGGTTTCACTAGGGGTTAATGTCATAATGCCAATGGCTTCAGCATCAGGTACGCCAATTTTCTGTGCTAAATCTTTTCCAGGATGAGCAATAAGATGCGCCAATGTGACTTGTTTACCAGGCACAAATTCTTGGATAATTCTCGTTTGGGTCTTCTCAATATCCATCATTACCTCCTAAGATGTAATGAGCTTAACAAGTAAATTCGCACAGCGAATATCAAAAATTGGCAATTAATTTATAAAATTGTGCTAAGTCATTTTTATTGTGTATTAAGTTATTTTTGTTGTGTGTCTAGCATGCTCTAAAGTACTTTTTATTAATATTAGCCAATTGTCTTATTTATAGAAAAAATAGGTTTTATCCCTTTTCTATAAGTTTCAATATAGAGCAAAATTGTGTATTTAGCCACACTATTTGACGAGGTTTTATTTAAGTGATTGAAAGAATAATAATTAGTATTTTGTACAAGTATTAGCTAAGGCTAGTATTAAATAACACTAGCCTAAATAGCCAACAAATTAGTTTTGTTTGGCTCGGCGTACAGTAATACTTTCTCCACCAATTCCCCAATTATCTTGGTTAATTTCATCAATAACAACTACAGTGGTAGCAGGATTTTTATTAAGTACAGTGGCTAGTAACTCTGTGACCCCTTTAATTAGTTCAGCTTTTTGTTCTTTGCTAGGGGCTTCATTACCGCCTGTTACTTTGATATTAACGTATGGCATGTTGTTTCTCCTTCGATAGTTGAATGTAGATACTTCTTATATATTTAAAAATAAGCAAAATAGCAGCAATAAATAAACTTATTGCTGATAATATAAAGGCCAACTCAAAACCCTGATTATGGGAAATTAATCCTGTAATAAAAGGCCCTATAATCTGCCCAATGCCATAAACACCTGTTAATAGCGCAATAGTGTAGGCGCTGGGCTTGCCACTTAAAGCAATACCGTATTGCAGAGCAAGTACAGTAATACCCATAAAAGTGCCACCTAATAGCAATGCGCCTAACAAGATAATAGCAGGCGAATGCGTAATAATAGGTAAAACTACACCAATGGCTTGCAACAAAAAAGCGAGTATTAACATAGGTTGATAACCTTTTTTTGCTGCGTAACGCCAAAGTGGGGCACTTAATGCAGCAGCAATGCCTGTTATTATCCACGCTGTACTCGCTAGGGTGGCTGATTGAGTGGTAGTTTTTACCAATGATACTAGAAATGTAGTACCAATAATGTAGCCAAAGCCCTCTAAAAAATAGATAAATAGCAATAAATAATAACCACTTTGTACTTTTTGTGGCACAGTTGTGGTTGAACTGTTGTTAAAGTTTAGTGAAAAGTTTTTAGCAGGGCGTAAATAGGTTAATGCTACTAGCATTAAAGGGATACACAGCAATGCAGTAGCTATCCATGCACCATTAACGCCTATGCTATGCACTAAAGGCTGACTACTTAGTCCACTTAATGCAATACCTACACCCACACCACTATAAAGGATACCTGCTAGTATAGGTTTATTAATAGTTGCTAAGGTATCTAATACAATCGCAGAACATAAAACAAAACAAGCCCCCGAAGCAATGCCTGCTATAAAGCGTATAATATTCCATAGGTAAACTTGTTCTGCGAGTCCCATAGCTAAAGTGGTTAAAAAGCTGAGGCATAGGAAAAAGCTCAGGAATAGATAACGGCGTAATCCAGCTTTTTCCTTAAACATAGCCAGTACCCCAAGTAAATAACCTGTATAGTTCCAAGCAGCAATTGTTCCTACTGCTTTTTCATTTAACTGATAACTATGCATCATATAAGGTAATAGAGCAGTATAAGCGAAACGTCCAATGCCCATTACTATAATAAGTACACAAAACCCACCCAGCGTTTGCAGTAAGCCATTTTTATATAATGGGTTCACGATGAAATCCTATACAGAAATTATTTTTAAAAGCTTATTAATTGTTTTATAGGCTCATTCTAGTTAAAATAATATTTCAAGTAAATTGAATAAAATTGAAGTTTATATTCAATTTTGGAGAATATAAAGTGGAATTATCTGATTTAAAAACATTAATAGCGGTTGTTGAGCAGGGTGGAATAACACGAGCTGCAAAATATCTCAATAGAGTACCCTCAAGTATCACAACCAGAATAATGCAACTAGAGGATAATCTTGGGGTACAGTTGTTTATTCGAGAAGGTAAGCGGCTATTAACTACGGATAAAGGACAGTTATTGTATAACTATGCTAAACAAATTATTGAATTAGCAATGGAAGCAGAACTACAAATAAAAAGCTCACTACCTAAAGGTAAACTACGTATTGGTGCTATGGAAAGTACAGCAGCGGCGAGGCTACCTAACTTATTAGCAAAATTACATTTACAGTATCCACAAATAGAGTTAGAACTTACAACAGGTACTAGTCATTCATTGTATCAAGGATTACTAGCTAATCAGTTAGATGCAGTATTTATTGCAGATACACCAAAAGATAATCGATTGGATAAACAAGGAGTTTTTAAGGAACAACTGGTCATTGTTGCACCTAAAGATCATGCTGCTATTAATACGCCACAAGATATTCACAAAAAAACGTTATTAGTATTTAAAGATGGTTGCTCTTATCGTGATAGGTTAGTTACGTGGTTTGTAGAGCACGATGTAAAACCTGAACGTATCGCAGAATTATCTTCTTATCATGCTATTTTAGGTGGTGTATCTGCAGGAATGGGAATTGGTATTGTTCCTGAAGCTGTGCTTAAATTATTTCCAGATAAACAAACCTTAAGTGTTCATCAATTATCTAAATCTATTGGCAGTGCAATAACAGATTTAGTGTGGAGAAAAGGCATGTTATCCGCTAATATTTCAGCATTGCAATCATGTTTAACCTATTAATTTATAATTGAGCTTAATTGAAAAATGAGAGAAATGATTAGCAAAATAATAATGCTATCTTTGTTTTGTTAACTTGATTAGCATGGTGGTTGAGTAGCCTTGCCAATAAAAATAATGTAATAGGAGTTACTTTGTGAAGTCTACTGAAGCTTTAATAGTTATTCATGCAGAAACAGATTCAATAGGTAATTTAGCAGATATATTACCTGAGTTAGGTATTACTTATAAGGTGGTAACTGTTACTGATAATTTACCAGAACCTGATGAGCTACAGTTACTCATTTTATTGGGTAGTCCTGCGTCCGCTTACGATCATCGCTTAGCTTGGATTCCTAAAGAATTAAATTGGCTTAAGCAGGTACAACAGAAGAATATTCCGACTTTAGGAATTTGTTTTGGTGCACAAATATTAACCCGCGCATTAGATGGTCAGGTTTTTAAAAATAGTCAACCAGAGTTAGGTTGGACTGATATCAATAGTGTGAATGATAGTTGGCAACATACAGGCCCTTGGTTTAATTTTCATTATGATGCATTCACTGCCCCTAAAAGTGCTATATTATTGGCGGAAAATGATATAGCACAGCAGGCCTATAGTTATGGAAAGGCTTTAGCTGTACAGTTTCACCCTGAAATGTGTACTACAATGTTCGATTGTTGGATGAAAGAATGGCAAAGTAGTGAAGGGGGTAGAAAGTTTTTAGTGAAATTGGCTGATTTGCCAGAACAATGGCGTCAAGAAACTGCTGCTAGAGAAATAACCAATCGTCAAAACTTCAAACAATTATTAATAACGTTTTTAAAGAATATTTAACTAACAAGAGACTCAAAAATGACAAAATTAACAGTAAATGATTGGCAAGACCGTGCTAAAAATTTAATCATAGAAGGTAGAGCTTTTATAAATGGCGAGTATATGGCTGCAGAAAGTGGTCAAACTTTTGAGTGTATTAGCCCAATAGATGGCATTAAATTAGCAGATGTTGCCAGTTGTGATATTACAGATGCCAATAAAGCTGTTACTAATGCCAGAGAAACCTTTGAATCTGGTGTTTGGTCGCAACTACCTCCAACCAAAAGGCAGGCTATTTTAATTCGTTTTGCTGATCTAATAAAAGCTAATAAAGAAGAATTGGCATTATTAGAAACCTTAGATATGGGAAAACCTATTAGTGATTCTTTAGCTATAGATATTCCTGGCTCTGCTAAGTCAATTCGATGGATGGCAGAAGCAATTGATAAAGTGTACGGAGAAGTCGCTGCTACGCCAGAAGATCAACTTGGGTTAGTGACCAGAGAACCAGTTGGCGTTGTGGCAGCTATTGTACCTTGGAACTTCCCGATGATGATGGCCTGTTGGAAACTAGGGCCTGCATTGGCTACTGGTAATTCGGTTATTTTAAAGCCTTCTGAAAAGTCACCATTAACCGCTATTCGTGTAGCACAATTAGCTATTGAAGCAGGTATTCCTAAAGGTGTGTTTAATGTGTTACCTGGTTATGGTCACACGGTAGGTAAAGCGTTAGCCTTACATATGGATGTGGATACGTTAGTATTTACAGGCTCTACCAAAACCGCTAAACAGCTAATGATTTATGCGGGCGAATCTAATATGAAACGTGTTTGGTTAGAGGCGGGAGGTAAGAGTCCACATATCATATTTGCCGATGCACCTGATTTAAAAGAAGCGGCACAAGCTGCTGCTACAGCCATTGCTTTTAATCAGGGAGAGGTATGTACAGCAGGCTCTCGATTATTGATAGAGCGCTCTATTAAAGATCAGTTTATGCCATTATTGTTAAAGGCTATTAAGTCATGGCGACCAGGTAATCCATTAGACCCTGCCACTAATATAGGGGCATTAGCAGATGCTACCCAAATGAAAACAGTTATGTCCTATATAGAAGCAGGTAAGAAAGAAGGGGCTAAATTGCTATTAGGTGGACAACGTATTGCTGAGGAAACAGGTGGCATGTACGTAGAACCGACTATTTTTGATAATGTTAGCAATGAAATGAAAATTGCTAAAGAAGAGATTTTTGGGCCAGTACTCTCTATTATTACATTTGATACTGTTGAAGAAGCTGTGAAAATTGCTAATGATACTCAATATGGCTTAGCAGCGGCATTGTGGACAGCTAACTTATCTAAAGCTCACCGCGTAGCACGTGCATTGAGAGCAGGTAGTGTATGGGTAAACCAATATGATGGTGGTGATATGACAGCGCCTTTTGGTGGCTATAAACAATCAGGTAAGGGACGTGATAAATCACTGCATGCTTTTGATAAATACACTGAAGTAAAAGCTACATGGATTAAACTATAAATTTTTAATGGTAATAAAAAAAGCTCTACTAAAAAGTAGAGCTTTTATTTTAAATTACTTAAGTAATTCAATAATGCCTTGGCTTTCTAATTCAGCAATTTTTTCATCAGATAAACCAAGATGCCTTTTTAATACATCCTTAGTATGTTCACCTAAACGAGGTGGGGTAAGTTCATAAGTTACAGGCGTACCTGAAAGTTTAAGTGGGCAACCAACCATTGTATAGTCAGTACGTAATGGATGAGGCATATTAACTTTCATACCACGTGCTTCAATTTGTGGTTCAGCCATTGCTTGCCCTACATCGTTAATAGCACCAACAGGTACTTTAGCAGGGTAAATGGCCGCTACCCATTCATCGGCTGTTTTAGAAAGGAAGTGTTTAGAGAGTAACTCTACAATCTCCGCACGGTGCTCCACACGTGCTGCATTAGTAGCAAAGCGTGGGTCTTGTGGTAAATCAGGTAAACCAATGGCTTTAGACAATGAAACAAATTGACTATCATTACCACAGGCAATAATAAAGTCTCTATCAGAGGCACGAAATACTTGATAAGGAACGATATTAGCGTGTGCATTACCATAACGACCAGGGACTTTATTAGAGGTTAAGTAATTCATACCTTGGTTAGCTAACATAGCCACTTGTGTATCTAACAATGCAACATCAACATATTGTCCTTTGCCTGTTTTTTCACGGCTATAAAGGGCGGCTTCAATGCCTACTGCTGCGTACATACCTGTCATTAAGTCTGCTACTGCAACACCAGCTTTTTGAGGGCCACCACCTGGCAAATCGTCACGTTCCCCTGTAATACTCATTAAACCACCAAGCCCTTGAATGATAAAATCATAACCAGGTTCGTTAGCACGAGGGCCAGTTTGACCAAAGCCAGTGATTGAACAATAAATAAGTCTTGGGTTTAGCTTAGAGAGATCATCAAAACCAAGACCATATTTCGCTAAGTCGCCTACTTTATAATTTTCAATTAACACATCTACTTCACAAGCCAATTTACGGATTAACTCTTGACCTTCTGGAGAGGCTATATTAACTGAAACAGATTGTTTACCTCGATTGGCAGACATATAGTATGATGATTCTTTGGTTTTATTACCATTATCATCTGTCATATAAGGAGGCCCCCAACCACGGGTATCATCTCCATGAACGGGTCGTTCAATCTTGATAACTTCTGCTCCTAAATCGGCGAGAAGTTGACCACACCAAGGACCTGCTAAAACTCGACTCATGTCAAGGACACGAACTCCTGCTAATGCTCCCATCACTATACCTCTTTTGTTTTTGTTTAAACGCGTTCAATAACCATAGCTAACCCTTGACCAACCCCAATACATAAACTAATCACCGCATAACGTTGACCAGTACGTTGTAGTTGTCTTGCTACCGTTAAAGCTAAACGACCTCCCGATGCTCCCAAAGGATGACCTACTGCAATCGCTCCACCATTAGGATTCACTCGTGAATCATCTAAAGCTACATCCAGTCCTTTTAAACAGGATAACACTTGGCTTGCAAATGCTTCATTGATCTCGATAATGTCCATATCATTTAAGGTTAAACCCGCACGGGCTACTGCTTTTTTAATCGCTTCTACAGGGCCTACACC
Encoded proteins:
- a CDS encoding EutP/PduV family microcompartment system protein — protein: MLQQRYVLVGPVGAGKTSLFNALNDDYSLAVKTQAIAFDQQGGVDTPGEFFNHPRLYRALISTTTEAETIIYVHAADDPICRMPTGLLEVYQNKRLITVITKIDLPNVDVPAIKQMLLEHGLKEPIFEICTQDPTSVQALATFLEQDVPSKRKAQ
- a CDS encoding YbfB/YjiJ family MFS transporter, which translates into the protein MNPLYKNGLLQTLGGFCVLIIVMGIGRFAYTALLPYMMHSYQLNEKAVGTIAAWNYTGYLLGVLAMFKEKAGLRRYLFLSFFLCLSFLTTLAMGLAEQVYLWNIIRFIAGIASGACFVLCSAIVLDTLATINKPILAGILYSGVGVGIALSGLSSQPLVHSIGVNGAWIATALLCIPLMLVALTYLRPAKNFSLNFNNSSTTTVPQKVQSGYYLLLFIYFLEGFGYIIGTTFLVSLVKTTTQSATLASTAWIITGIAAALSAPLWRYAAKKGYQPMLILAFLLQAIGVVLPIITHSPAIILLGALLLGGTFMGITVLALQYGIALSGKPSAYTIALLTGVYGIGQIIGPFITGLISHNQGFELAFILSAISLFIAAILLIFKYIRSIYIQLSKEKQHAIR
- a CDS encoding tautomerase family protein yields the protein MPYVNIKVTGGNEAPSKEQKAELIKGVTELLATVLNKNPATTVVVIDEINQDNWGIGGESITVRRAKQN
- the eutS gene encoding ethanolamine utilization microcompartment protein EutS, with product MMDIEKTQTRIIQEFVPGKQVTLAHLIAHPGKDLAQKIGVPDAEAIGIMTLTPSETAMIAGDFATKAANVEIGFLDRFSGALVIYGSVGAVEEALNHTIRNLGTALGYAVCTVTRS
- a CDS encoding LysR substrate-binding domain-containing protein, whose translation is MELSDLKTLIAVVEQGGITRAAKYLNRVPSSITTRIMQLEDNLGVQLFIREGKRLLTTDKGQLLYNYAKQIIELAMEAELQIKSSLPKGKLRIGAMESTAAARLPNLLAKLHLQYPQIELELTTGTSHSLYQGLLANQLDAVFIADTPKDNRLDKQGVFKEQLVIVAPKDHAAINTPQDIHKKTLLVFKDGCSYRDRLVTWFVEHDVKPERIAELSSYHAILGGVSAGMGIGIVPEAVLKLFPDKQTLSVHQLSKSIGSAITDLVWRKGMLSANISALQSCLTY
- the eutT gene encoding ethanolamine utilization cob(I)yrinic acid a,c-diamide adenosyltransferase EutT, which gives rise to MSNFITEDWLRANYSLSDGTEIRLPADCKLTPAARGLITDHHLVVKFHDEQGRLFVESIEDRPTNNDSTYQPKLKQVHGLTSQQGHVAAECQLCHQAVAKKPDTLTHLNAHTLVSKSDPRLAFRAKLDSCIAMAVWLQIEVTAEPQIWLADIRSVLGNIMRADVLNETLTDFMIAGLDEKAIHKLSHQPLKYIGHDHIVPAVEHGRNACLLNLLRTEIRETETSAASIFIDRDLVVSRPDLMQGLNRLSSAVYVLMLLCVLHETGKEWPTTEMLRAKLGAQ
- a CDS encoding CaiB/BaiF CoA transferase family protein: MGALAGVRVLDMSRVLAGPWCGQLLADLGAEVIKIERPVHGDDTRGWGPPYMTDDNGNKTKESSYYMSANRGKQSVSVNIASPEGQELIRKLACEVDVLIENYKVGDLAKYGLGFDDLSKLNPRLIYCSITGFGQTGPRANEPGYDFIIQGLGGLMSITGERDDLPGGGPQKAGVAVADLMTGMYAAVGIEAALYSREKTGKGQYVDVALLDTQVAMLANQGMNYLTSNKVPGRYGNAHANIVPYQVFRASDRDFIIACGNDSQFVSLSKAIGLPDLPQDPRFATNAARVEHRAEIVELLSKHFLSKTADEWVAAIYPAKVPVGAINDVGQAMAEPQIEARGMKVNMPHPLRTDYTMVGCPLKLSGTPVTYELTPPRLGEHTKDVLKRHLGLSDEKIAELESQGIIELLK
- a CDS encoding type 1 glutamine amidotransferase — protein: MKSTEALIVIHAETDSIGNLADILPELGITYKVVTVTDNLPEPDELQLLILLGSPASAYDHRLAWIPKELNWLKQVQQKNIPTLGICFGAQILTRALDGQVFKNSQPELGWTDINSVNDSWQHTGPWFNFHYDAFTAPKSAILLAENDIAQQAYSYGKALAVQFHPEMCTTMFDCWMKEWQSSEGGRKFLVKLADLPEQWRQETAAREITNRQNFKQLLITFLKNI
- a CDS encoding aldehyde dehydrogenase, with protein sequence MTKLTVNDWQDRAKNLIIEGRAFINGEYMAAESGQTFECISPIDGIKLADVASCDITDANKAVTNARETFESGVWSQLPPTKRQAILIRFADLIKANKEELALLETLDMGKPISDSLAIDIPGSAKSIRWMAEAIDKVYGEVAATPEDQLGLVTREPVGVVAAIVPWNFPMMMACWKLGPALATGNSVILKPSEKSPLTAIRVAQLAIEAGIPKGVFNVLPGYGHTVGKALALHMDVDTLVFTGSTKTAKQLMIYAGESNMKRVWLEAGGKSPHIIFADAPDLKEAAQAAATAIAFNQGEVCTAGSRLLIERSIKDQFMPLLLKAIKSWRPGNPLDPATNIGALADATQMKTVMSYIEAGKKEGAKLLLGGQRIAEETGGMYVEPTIFDNVSNEMKIAKEEIFGPVLSIITFDTVEEAVKIANDTQYGLAAALWTANLSKAHRVARALRAGSVWVNQYDGGDMTAPFGGYKQSGKGRDKSLHAFDKYTEVKATWIKL
- the eutQ gene encoding ethanolamine utilization acetate kinase EutQ, which translates into the protein MSKQLITADNIREIKAKGQSEIEVSLTNCIITPEAKEVAEQLGIRIVDKNSPPAAKPNAQKCSSSLSETELKVIRQAIIEQLPKGAMISDALIDQLVCKAVQENKHTAAPKTANQKPSAVKLVKGNMAKLEIFEGAGIEKQVGIADMIGAADNSNMAAGYMAWENAFFPWTLNYDEINIVLEGELHICHNNEVKVAKAGDLIFIPKGSSIQFGTPTKVRFVYVSWPANWQDQ